In a genomic window of Gossypium arboreum isolate Shixiya-1 chromosome 7, ASM2569848v2, whole genome shotgun sequence:
- the LOC108466565 gene encoding 60S ribosomal protein L27-3-like produces the protein MVKFLKPNKAVIVLQGRYAGRKAVIVRSFDDGTRDRAYGHCLVAGIKKYPSKVIRKDSAKKTAKKSRVKCFIKLVNYQHLMPTRYTLDVDLKDVVTVDALQTKDKKVAACKATKERFEERFKTGKNRWFFTKLRF, from the coding sequence ATGGTGAAGTTTCTTAAACCAAACAAGGCAGTTATCGTCCTCCAGGGCCGATACGCTGGCCGCAAAGCCGTCATTGTCAGATCTTTCGACGATGGCACACGTGACCGCGCCTATGGCCATTGTTTGGTTGCAGGGATAAAGAAGTATCCCAGCAAGGTTATCCGCAAGGACTCCGCGAAGAAAACCGCCAAGAAGTCACGCGTCAAGTGCTTCATCAAGCTCGTCAATTACCAGCACCTGATGCCCACGCGCTACACCCTCGATGTGGACTTGAAAGACGTGGTTACCGTCGATGCTCTCCAGACCAAGGACAAGAAAGTGGCCGCTTGTAAGGCAACTAAGGAGAGGTTTGAAGAGAGGTTCAAGACTGGGAAAAACAGGTGGTTCTTTACTAAGCTCAGGTTTTAA
- the LOC108475944 gene encoding protein FAR1-RELATED SEQUENCE 2 gives MFSMEIDLEVPSKEQEKLIPGSDENSDVLDAAEEIDEEDNDGTPATSEHAVEACEPNLIESFTGCEDHVDVTTVEANIHEGAIFEPRNGLEFESKETAYAFYREYARSVGFGITIVSSRRSKRSGKFIDVKVACSRFGSKRESNTTLNPRSCPKTGCKARMHIKRRQDEKWVIHSFVKEHNHEICPDDFYYAIRGRSKQPGAVSCQKKGLQLVLDEKDVELMLDFFMCMKDENPGSFYAIDFDNEKCARSVFWVDAKGRHNYSHFADVVFFDTFFVRNKYKIPYIPIIGVNHHFQYMLLGCALIGDNTTSAFVWLMRSWLKAMGGHAPKVILTDQDKVLNEAVADVFPDSRHCFCLWHVLSKFPEHLSCIMNQKENFIKKFNKCIYMSWTHEQFEKRWYRMVDKFELKEHEWVLSLYNDREKWVPIYMRHIFLAGISTTNRSESVASFFDKFMHKAATFGEFIEQLKSFSLELYEMEAKADFETQSKQPELRSVSAFEKQMSMIYTDTVFKKFQAEILGIVSCHLQKESEDEDNVVFRVDDFEERQNFLVAWSKREFDICCLCRSFEYKGFLCKHSLLVLQMSGVSDIPCHYILKRWTQEVKIRQTLGEKSNRLHYRVQRFNDLCKRAIKLGEEGSLSQEAYTIALQALEKALKNCVSVNNTGKSVCEPSTSSVHGLLETDAENNWNATTKLSKKKKACKKRKVHFDSEGVSMGQDSCQQMTSSRANALDGCSVSQQDMHGMAVSSRAPTLDGYYGAQQNIQGMGQLNSISPFRGGYYSNQQNLLGLGQLHSLAASDNHYGNQQNMQGHLPFRAPAMQGFDIQEGLQNEERPLDSTHFLGIASKHLHDKLLS, from the exons ATGTTTTCCATGGAAATAGATCTTGAGGTGCCTTCAAAAGAACAAGAGAAGTTAATTCCTGGATCAGATGAGAATAGCGATGTCCTGGACGCTGCAGAAGAAATAGATGAGGAAGATAATGATGGAACTCCTGCAACCAGTGAGCATGCTGTGGAAGCCTGTGAACCAAATTTGATAGAGAGTTTTACTGGTTGCGAGGACCATGTGGATGTGACTACTGTTGAAGCAAATATTCATGAAGGTGCCATTTTTGAGCCTCGAAATGGTCTGGAATTTGAATCAAAGGAAACGGCATATGCTTTTTACCGAGAATATGCTCGGTCTGTGGGATTTGGAATCACAATAGTTTCTAGTCGTCGTTCAAAAAGATCTGGAAAATTTATTGatgtaaaagttgcatgttcTAGATTTGGAAGCAAGCGTGAATCTAACACAACTCTCAATCCTCGATCATGTCCAAAGACTGGCTGCAAGGCACGCATGCATATAAAGAGGAGGCAAGATGAAAAATGGGTAATCCATAGTTTTGTAAAAGAGCACAATCATGAGATTTGTCCCGATGATTTTTACTATGCTATCAGGGGAAGAAGCAAGCAGCCTGGTGCAGTGTCATGCCAAAAGAAAGGCCTTCAGTTGGTTCTAGACGAGAAAGATGTAGAATTGATGCTTGATTTTTTTATGTGCATGAAGGATGAGAATCCAGGTTCCTTTTATGCAATTGATTTCGATAACGAGAAATGTGCAAGGAGTGTGTTCTGGGTTGATGCAAAAGGTAGGCATAATTACAGTCACTTTGCTGATGTGGTATTTTTTGATACCTTTTTTGTTAGAAACAAATACAAGATTCCTTACATTCCTATTATTGGAGTAAATCATCACTTCCAGTACATGTTGCTTGGATGTGCCCTTATTGGGGACAATACTACATCAGCTTTTGTTTGGTTAATGCGTTCATGGCTTAAAGCAATGGGTGGACACGCTCCTAAAGTGATACTTACTGATCAAGACAAAGTTTTGAATGAAGCTGttgctgatgtgtttcctgaCTCTCGCCATTGTTTCTGTTTGTGGCATGTACTAAGTAAATTTCCTGAACATTTGAGTTGTATTATGAATCAGAAGGAGAATTTCATAAAAAAGTTTAATAAATGCATATATATGTCTTGGACGCATGAACAATTTGAAAAGAGATGGTATAGGATGGTTGACAAGTTTGAGCTGAAGGAGCATGAATGGGTTCTTTCATTATATAATGATCGGGAAAAGTGGGTTCCTATTTATATGCGGCATATATTTTTAGCTGGAATATCTACAACCAATCGATCTGAAAGTGTTGCATCTTTCTTTGACAAGTTCATGCACAAAGCAGCTACATTCGGTGAGTTCATTGAGCAGCTTAAATCATTCTCACTAGAGTTGTATGAAATGGAAGCCAAAGCTGATTTTGAAACCCAAAGTAAGCAACCTGAATTGAGATCTGTCTCAGCTTTTGAGAAGCAAATGTCCATGATCTATACAGATACAGTGTTCAAGAAATTTCAGGCTGAGATTTTGGGAATTGTGTCTTGTCACTTACAGAAGGAAAGCGAAGATGAGGACAATGTTGTCTTTCGAGTTGATGATTTTGAAGAACGTCAAAATTTCCTTGTAGCTTGGAGCAAAAGAGAATTTGACATATGTTGTTTATGCCGTTCATTTGAATACAAAGGATTCCTTTGTAAGCACTCCCTCCTTGTTCTCCAAATGTCTGGTGTTTCTGACATTCCATGCCACTATATATTAAAGCGTTGGACACAAGAGGTGAAGATTAGGCAAACTCTAGGTGAAAAATCAAACAGGCTTCATTATCGTGTGCAACGTTTCAATGATCTATGCAAGCGAGCCATCAAATTGGGTGAAGAAGGTTCTTTATCTCAAGAAGCATATACTATTGCACTACAGGCATTAGAAAAAGCCTTGAAAAATTGTGTCAGTGTGAACAACACTGGAAAAAGTGTTTGTGAGCCAAGCACGTCATCTGTTCATGGTCTTCTTGAGACTGATGCGGAGAATAATTGGAATGCAACAACCAAATTGTCTAAGAAGAAGAAAGCATGTAAAAAGAGAAAG GTTCATTTTGATTCGGAAGGAGTATCTATGGGACAAGACAGCTGCCAGCAAATG ACAAGCTCAAGAGCCAATGCGCTAGATGGTTGTTCTGTTTCTCAGCAGGACATGCATGGGATG GCTGTAAGCTCTAGAGCCCCAACTCTTGATGGTTACTATGGTGCTCAACAAAATATTCAAGGAATG GGACAGTTGAACTCAATTTCTCCGTTTCGTGGTGGTTATTATAGCAATCAACAAAACTTATTAGGGCTG GGACAGCTACATTCTCTAGCAGCCAGTGATAATCACTACGGGAACCAACAGAATATGCAG GGTCATCTTCCCTTTAGAGCACCAGCCATGCAGGGTTTTGACATTCAAGAAGGCCTGCAAAATGAG GAGCGACCCCTGGACTCGACTCATTTTCTCGGTATTGCATCAAAGCATCTTCATGATAAGCTCCTTTCCTAG